DNA sequence from the Candidatus Binataceae bacterium genome:
TCTGCACGCATCTCGGATGCACTGTGCAATGGAAGGACACCGAGTTCGATTGTCCCTGCCATGGCAGCCGCTTTCGTCCTGACGGCACCGTGATCTCCGGCCCTGCGCCGCGCCCGCTCGAATGGCTCTCGACCATGCTTTCGCCCGACGGATTTTTGCAGGTCGATAGCGGCATCGAAGTTGCCCGCGGCTTCCAGCTCGTCGTCGGAAAAGGAAAGGCCTGAGCGTGATCGATTATCTGACCCGCCTGTGGCGCAAGGCTTCGTGGTCGTGGTCGCCCGAAAGTGACCGCGAGTCATCGGAGGCGATCGTGCGCAACCTGTGGTTGCATTGGTTTCCGGCCAAGGTTGCGCGGGCGAGTATCGATTGGAGCTATTCGTTCTGGCTCGGCACCGCGTCTGCCTCGCTCCTGCTGATTCTCACCGTGACAGGCGTGATGCTGATGTTCTTCTACGTGCCGTCAACCGAGCGCGCCTACGGAAGTATCAAGGATCTCGAATACGCCGTGAGCTTCGGCCGCCTCCTGCGCAATCAGCATCGATGGGCCGCCGAGGGGATGGTCGCCGTCGTGTTCCTGCACATGGCGCGGGTGTTTTTCACCGGAGCGTATCGCGGCTCGCGCGCCGCCAACTGGGTCGTCGGGATCGTGCTCTTCCTTGCGACGCTGTTGCTCTCGTTCACCGGCTATTTGCTGCCGTGGGATCAGCTTGCGTTCTGGGCGATCACCGTCGGCACCAGTATCGCCAAGCAGGCGCCGATGGTCGGTCCGACGATCCAGATGGCGCTGCTCGGTGGTCACGAAATCGGCCAGCAAACGCTGCTCCGGTTCTATGTGCTGCACGTGTTCTTCCTGCCGGCTTTCATCTGGATCATGTTCGCGTATCACATGTGGCGGGTGCGCAAGGATGGCGGCCTCGCCGCCGTTGAGCGCGTGCGCAATGAGCGCGCGATGGCTCCCAAAGCGACGCCCACGACCAAGAGCTATTCGCTGTTCGGCCTGACGCCCGGCACTTCGGTGCAGGTGATGAGCTCGACCGGGCTCGAGGAGCAGGACCAGGTATTTTCATCGCCCAACGTGACGCGGCGTCTCGCGCTGGTCTTTCTGATCGTTTTCAACGTGACGCTGGTCGCGGCGCTGCTCTTCGACGCTCCGCTGGAAGGCATCGCAAACCCTGCCGTGACGCCGAATCCCGCCAAGGCGCCCTGGTACTTCGTCTGGCTCCAGGAGCTGGTTGCCTCGACGACGGTTCATCTCGGTCCACTGGTAGTTAGCGGCGCGTTTCTCGGCGGCATCCTGATTCCCGGCTTTC
Encoded proteins:
- a CDS encoding cytochrome b N-terminal domain-containing protein; the protein is MIDYLTRLWRKASWSWSPESDRESSEAIVRNLWLHWFPAKVARASIDWSYSFWLGTASASLLLILTVTGVMLMFFYVPSTERAYGSIKDLEYAVSFGRLLRNQHRWAAEGMVAVVFLHMARVFFTGAYRGSRAANWVVGIVLFLATLLLSFTGYLLPWDQLAFWAITVGTSIAKQAPMVGPTIQMALLGGHEIGQQTLLRFYVLHVFFLPAFIWIMFAYHMWRVRKDGGLAAVERVRNERAMAPKATPTTKSYSLFGLTPGTSVQVMSSTGLEEQDQVFSSPNVTRRLALVFLIVFNVTLVAALLFDAPLEGIANPAVTPNPAKAPWYFVWLQELVASTTVHLGPLVVSGAFLGGILIPGFLLIILTLWPWLDRTPLTSEGRWFPPARKRQNATFLAATFAIVVLIIIGVYLRGPYWHIYWPGQPRPTAPRLY